A stretch of the Bombyx mori chromosome 14, ASM3026992v2 genome encodes the following:
- the LOC101736170 gene encoding UPF0587 protein GA18326, whose amino-acid sequence MVKIALQIKATLESIEKLYTNHPHYQWFLKLKCGSCGEVSEKFHDLTEADRVPQKHNRSETNLLIKCKLCSRENSIDVIEGSNGKFTSDDGNKFKTIVTFDCRGVEPVDFEPKSGWIAEAENNGKKFEDVDLTEKEWVDYDEKNQASVGVYELEWQFIKVK is encoded by the exons ATGGTGAAAATCGCACTTCAAATTAAAGCCACACTAGAATCTATAGAAAAATTATATACGAACCATCCACACTATCAATggttcttaaaattaaaatgcggCAGTTGCGGTGAAGTGTCCGAGAAGTTTCATGATCTCACTGAAGCCGATAGAGTTCCGCAGAAGCACAACCGGTCTGAAACTAATTTGCTAATAAAATGTAAGCTTTGCTCGAGAGAAAACAGCATCGATGTAATTGAGGGCAGCAATG gGAAATTCACAAGTGACGACGGAAACAAATTTAAGACCATAGTGACGTTTGACTGTAGAGGGGTAGAACCTGTTGACTTTGAACCAAAATCAGGATGGATTGCCGAAGCTGAGAATAATG gGAAGAAATTTGAGGATGTGGACTTAACTGAGAAAGAGTGGGTGGACTATGATGAGAAGAACCAGGCATCGGTTGGTGTTTACGAACTAGAGTGGCAGTTCATTAAAGTCAAATGA
- the LOC101741479 gene encoding titin, with protein MPRPTYYAHIQKIPQPRHHHQPPFKYYHSPNSIYKFPRVIPLPPHLRNHYYLKSQPLMFAASTGKPSIVKSPKFSLPVQTINGIRTEFVRPPKFWNITSTTTTTTTTTEATTTTKALRTKRIWPKRTSELDNSTLSNATVLDNSSLSNSSNEDYLETSATFRRFRYAYKNATTTSTTQSPTLRSYRPVTRIPKIKSTTPTINFTAIGPNDWVPIVPSHFPKLRTLLAPIPTPINKRSDFITNSETPPEKQMMYLQSFGLVPVSKNSETAMTRKKMVFFKRKRQLNPYYSGYSPRPGKPLKGVIYGDQETDESHSHPRVVTKIKHHHHHHHHRYIKTVEKPVKVPYKVEIPKPYPVTVEKKVPYPVEKIKFVDKPVPYPVTVEKRIPYPIGIKVPHPVPVKVVEKEYVPKPYPIVHHVPVVKHVQVKVPHPVPVPVEKKVPYPVEVKVPVDRPVPVRVTVEKKVPYPVPVKVLVPQPYPVETKVPYPVEVKVKEPVEVIRHVPVKVPVPQPYPVKVPVRVTVEKKVPYPVEVEKKIPVPVEVYIPQKVEVEKKIPVYVPKPYPVEKKVPVPVKVPYPVKVPVQVPIEVPIYIHHPYQIESADYISNVQQYDPQNVGQYFSNIASQFFSNTNKGEQRIFGTISAEVSTNSPQHTVTAHGNSGFAGFHSRSGTDTLTTTAATTI; from the coding sequence ATGCCGCGACCAACATATTACGCACACATACAAAAGATACCGCAGCCTCGTCACCATCACCAGCCGCCTTTCAAATACTATCACTCACCAAACTCTATATACAAGTTTCCTAGAGTGATACCGCTGCCGCCGCATCTAAGAAACCATTACTATTTGAAGTCGCAACCGCTCATGTTCGCCGCATCTACTGGGAAACCTTCAATAGTGAAGAGCCCGAAATTCAGTTTACCGGTTCAAACTATTAACGGTATTCGAACAGAGTTCGTCAGACCACCCAAATTTTGGAACATAACATCAACGACGACAACAACAACCACCACCACAGAAGCCACAACAACAACCAAAGCTCTGAGAACGAAACGTATTTGGCCTAAACGAACTTCAGAACTAGACAACTCGACACTTTCCAATGCAACTGTACTCGATAACTCATCATTAAGCAACTCTTCCAATGAAGACTACCTCGAAACATCGGCCACATTTCGCCGATTTAGATACGCATACAAAAACGCGACGACCACGTCTACAACTCAATCTCCAACGCTTCGGAGCTACCGGCCAGTAACACGAATTCCTAAAATCAAATCAACGACCCCCACTATTAATTTCACAGCTATCGGGCCAAACGACTGGGTACCTATAGTACCTTCTCATTTTCCTAAATTAAGAACACTACTAGCGCCGATACCGACGCCAATAAACAAACGTTCGGATTTCATTACGAACTCGGAAACGCCTCCAGAAAAACAAATGATGTACCTGCAAAGTTTTGGTTTGGTCCCCGTATCGAAGAACTCCGAGACAGCCATGACCAGAAAAAAGATGGTTTTCTTTAAAAGGAAACGACAATTGAACCCGTATTATTCTGGTTACAGCCCGAGGCCGGGGAAGCCGCTGAAAGGGGTGATATACGGGGACCAAGAGACCGACGAGAGCCACAGCCATCCCAGAGTTGtcactaaaataaaacatcatcatcatcaccatcaccACAGATACATTAAAACCGTCGAGAAACCAGTGAAAGTTCCATATAAGGTGGAAATACCGAAACCCTATCCTGTGACGGTTGAGAAGAAGGTCCCATATCCAGTGGAGAAAATAAAATTCGTCGACAAGCCAGTACCATATCCCGTTACCGTAGAAAAAAGGATTCCCTACCCTATCGGTATAAAAGTTCCTCATCCGGTCCCGGTGAAGGTTGTCGAAAAGGAATACGTCCCAAAGCCTTACCCGATTGTTCATCACGTTCCTGTTGTGAAACATGTGCAAGTGAAGGTTCCGCATCCGGTGCCTGTGCCCGTGGAAAAAAAGGTTCCCTACCCTGTTGAAGTCAAAGTACCGGTAGACAGACCCGTACCGGTTCGTGTGACGGTCGAGAAAAAAGTACCGTACCCAGTTCCAGTCAAAGTTTTAGTCCCGCAACCGTATCCGGTGGAAACTAAAGTGCCTTATCCGGTAGAAGTCAAAGTTAAGGAGCCTGTCGAAGTTATAAGGCACGTCCCTGTAAAAGTTCCAGTGCCGCAGCCGTATCCCGTAAAAGTGCCTGTAAGAGTAACCGTGGAAAAGAAGGTACCGTACCCAGTGGAGGTTGAAAAGAAGATACCGGTGCCAGTTGAAGTTTACATACCGCAAAAAGTAGAGGTCGAGAAGAAAATACCCGTTTACGTACCTAAACCTTACCCGGTGGAGAAGAAGGTACCAGTGCCGGTCAAAGTGCCTTATCCTGTAAAAGTTCCGGTTCAAGTGCCCATCGAAGTGCCGATTTACATTCACCATCCTTATCAAATCGAAAGTGCTGATTATATAAGTAATGTGCAGCAATACGATCCGCAGAACGTCGGTCAATATTTTTCTAACATTGCCAgtcaatttttttctaatactaACAAGGGGGAACAGCGGATCTTTGGCACAATTTCAGCAGAAGTATCAACAAATTCGCCTCAACACACGGTCACTGCTCACGGTAATTCAGGATTTGCAGGTTTTCACTCTCGATCCGGCACTGATACACTAACTACGACGGCAGCCACGACCATATAA
- the LOC101736515 gene encoding centromere/kinetochore protein zw10, translating into MSLVSCAVSEEANKINSDNVKKYQHELLPKLKDLTERVQLLSWALQQNVIDTYINYTVTKSLEQLNFKSRKLKIDNDYNTLEEELRTFTEDFNDNDGIMKNAEALHKSYHILKDLCVLGEAKSVINRANHEFNRYNYSEAMLSLKNLKGQLDNVKADGNVAKVVLNLYDHVENQLALFTAHLSIEWEDVFTWSEKKGLNFLIYSLSVQQSDQVLLQRILNTLYVTDRMKAELWSFSDFFINKLVHNVIRHNCDIFTEDHIGAIVFNIKIDLSDNTKPNYQTIFNNLTAIFEFLQSTLGSQFQSDETFTQIFAKSIKSDFFDKIIEDCVRSNLQSYDGSYQSYKNIVIELDSFNKFLIEIKFVDPDDSPLNSYIENTECLLYNKKCEKLLINVRSLISQSLSYDSIEVGSTLNDNKTDQSNNEIPWDLNAPVYLPKCMISRNVKTIMTLIKDHLEESSKLPEKYSMKFVSYIKDIAVMYQCVVPRKFKINLESCPSDIALFFNNCYYLAHGLVGPPWCTTLPQDLADRLVLVLFECIQDLRVLGLEKLSLYLQQQKTVIQEGIQPKESTSWTHEEFEHFDCGINRAMTLMKELKTSWLHILPSRMYVMSMCTLIEVLCETVLNRIFCDIKHVSEDLVYLIATRIEDTLEEVVTLFEEPIELEEQISIWIKFSRMPLLLKAQLLEISELWNKDRELFSDYTCEEFRHVVKMRFADDKYRLKILKEIQ; encoded by the exons ATGAGTCTAGTAAGTTGTGCAGTTTCAGAAGaagccaacaaaattaatagtGATAATGTAAAGAAATATCAACATGAACTTTTACCGAAACTGAAGGATTTGACTGAGCGAGTACAACTTTTATCGTGGGCTCTCCAACAGAATGTGATAGATACATACATTAATTACACTGTAACGAAGAGTCTAGaacaattgaattttaaaagtcGTAAATTGAAAATTGATAATGACTATAATACACTAGAAGAAGAATTAAGAACTTTCACTGAAGATTTTAATGATAACGATGGAATTATGAAGAACGCGGAAGCATTGCACAAATCCTACCATATTTTAAAGGATTTATGTGTTTTAGGGGAAGCTAAAAGTGTTATAAATCGAGCAAATCACGAATTTAACAGATATAACTATTCTGAAGCAATGTTGtctttaaaaaacttaaaaggTCAGTTAGATAATGTTAAAGCGGATGGGAATGTTGCTAAAGTAGTTCTTAACTTATATGATCATGTTGAGAATCAACTAGCACTTTTTACCGCGCATTTAAGCATTGAATGGGAAGACGTATTCACTTGGAGCGAGAAAAAAGGTTTAAATTTCTTGATTTACTCATTATCAGTGCAACAAAGTGATCAGGTGCTGTTACAGAGGATCTTAAATACATTGTATGTTACTGACAGAATGAAGGCTGAGCTCTGGTCTTTCTCTGATTTCTTCATAAATAAACTAGTACATAATGTTATAAGACATAATTGTGATATATTTACTGAAGATCACATTGGTGCTATAGTCTTCAACATAAAGATTGATTTAAGTGACAACACTAAGCCAAATTATCAAACCATATTTAACAACTTAACTGCCATATTTGAATTTCTGCAATCAACATTAGGTTCTCAGTTTCAAAGCGATGAGACATTCACTCAGATATTTGCAAAGTCAATAAAAAGTGATTTCTTTGATAAAATTATAGAAGACTGTGTAAGAAGTAATTTGCAGTCTTATGATGGCAGCTATCAAAGTTACAAAAACATTGTCATAGAACTTGATTCgttcaataaatttttaattgaaattaaatttgtcGATCCCGATGATTCACCTCTGAACAGCTACATAGAGAACACAGAATGTTTACTTTACAACAAGAAATGTGAAAAGTTATTGATCAACGTTAGAAGTTTAATTTCCCAGAGTTTATCATATGATTCAATTGAAGTAGGCTCCACATTAAATGACAATAAGACAGATCAATCTAATAATGAAATACCATGGGATCTAAATGCACCAGTATACTTACCAAAATGTATGATTTCACGAaatgttaaaacaataatgacACTGATAAAGGATCATTTGGAAGAAAGCTCAAAACTTCCAGAAAAGTACAGTATGAAGTTTGTGTCTTATATTAAAGATATTGCAGTAATGTATCAATGTGTTGTACcaagaaaattcaaaattaacttGGAAAGCTGCCCATCTGATATTG cACTATTCTTTAATAACTGCTACTATCTGGCACATGGGCTTGTTGGCCCACCATGGTGTACGACTCTCCCACAGGACTTAGCTGATCGTCTTGTACTGGTACTCTTTGAATGCATCCAAGATCTTAGAGTTTTGGGATTGGAGAAGCTATCACTGTACTTACAACAACAGAAAACTGTTATTCAAGAGGGCATTCAGCCTAAAG aatcAACATCTTGGACCCATGAAGAGTTTGAGCACTTTGACTGTGGTATCAATCGAGCTATGACCCTAATGAAAGAACTAAAGACCTCATGGCTCCACATACTGCCGTCTCGGATGTACGTTATGTCTATGTGTACCCTTATTGAG GTTTTATGTGAAACTGTATTAAACCGTATTTTCTGCGACATCAAGCATGTCAGTGAAGATTTGGTATACTTGATTGCCACTAGAATTGAGGATACTTTAGAGGAAGTTGTCACATTGTTTGAG gaaccAATTGAATTAGAAGAACAAATATCTATTTGGATAAAGTTTTCAAGAATGCCCCTGTTACTGAAGGCCCAACTTCTAGAAATTTCCGAACTATGGAACAAGGATCGTGAATTATTCAGCGATTACACTTGCGAGGAATTCAGACATGTCGTGAAAATGCGCTTCGCCGATGATAAATATagattgaaaatattgaaagaaatacaataa